The window CGTCTATCCGCATGCTCATTATCTTGGCAAGAAGCTTGAAGGCTACGCGGTATTGCCGAACGGAGAAAAGAGGTGGCTCATTCTGATTCGTGACTGGGATATCGATCGTCAGTCGGTCTATCGTTTCCAATCGCCAATTTTTCTCCCGAAGAATAGTGTTCTCCATATGCGCTACATGTACGACAACTCAAAGGAGAACATCCGCAACCCGAATAGTCCGCCGATACGAGTGAAGGCGGGGAATCGATCTGTGGATGAGATGGGGCATCTTTGGCTGCAGGTTTTGCCTCGAACTTCTCCGCATGCAAGTGACGATGCTCGCCTCGCACTGGAGCAGGCCTGGATGGAGAATAACTTGCGGAAAGACCCTGATGACCATCTTGCGCTCTATAACCTTGCGTCGGTGGAGATGGTTCGAGGTGACTATGCGCCTGCCGCTGCTCTCTATCAACGGGTACTTACGCGGTCACCGGATGATGTTCGTACCATGACTGCTCTTGGAGCGGCGCTCGATGGGGAGGGTAAGTGGCAGCAGGCACAGGTCGAATATCAAAAAGCGCTGACGGTCGACCCGGAGAATGTCGATGCGCACTTTGACCTTGCGCATCTTGATTTCAAGCACAGCAACTACTCGGAGGCTGAACAGGAGTATCGTCGCGTGCTCGAGGAGAGCCCTAACGATGCTTTGGCGCATAATGAGCTGGGGGGCGTGCTCGCGGCAGTCAACAGGTCAGGAGATGCGCAGCGTGAGTTTGAGACAGCGATTGCAATCTCTCCCGATAACTTCGATGCCCTGTATAACCTCGCTGGGATTGAAGCGGAAAATCATAACCTGCCTCGCGCCGGGGAGTTGTTGGAGCGGGCGCTCAAGCAGAAAGATGACGCGGATGCTCATCAGCTTCTCGGAAGTGTCTATGCTCAATCCGGAAAACTTGCGGATGCGCTGGACCAGTTCAAGGCAGTACCGCGTTTGCGTCCGAACGATGCTGTGGCGCACCGTCAGCTCGCTCAGCTCTATGCACAGATGGGGCAACTACCTGATGCGATCGGCGAGCAGAATGCGGTGTTAGGACTGGAGCCGAAGAATGCAGATGATTGGAATAATCTGGGGGTGTTGCATGCTCGCAACGGCGATACCGCGACGGCCCGTAAGGACTTTGAGCGTTCCTTAGCCCTTAATCCTCAGCACGCAGCGGCTCGAGCGAACCTGGCTCGTCTTTGACTGTTGAAGGAACGTCTGTAGTGAGAGTTGTAGTTCTTGATGGTCTTGGCGAAGGGCAGATAAAGATTCGGATAGATACGATTGTCTCTGGAACAACATGGATAAACTTCGGCAAAACGGGCTTGTGGCTGTGAATGCAGGGCTCGTTGCATTGATGGCTCTCACGACGGTTGCGCATTCGCAAGAGCCTTCGGCAGCGTTGAAAAAAGCCGATGCAGCCTACCGTGCGGGACAGGCTGCCCTGGCTCAAAGAGATCTGAGTTCGGCTCAAGCTGACTTCGAGCAGGTAGTGCAGCTTG is drawn from Edaphobacter lichenicola and contains these coding sequences:
- a CDS encoding tetratricopeptide repeat protein, encoding MTCPEARYLSSGLLGIVALATLSGQLPHSHVQAAAAPITFNRQIAPIFYKQCSGCHHPGGSGPFSLLSYADAKRWGTQIRTVTQTRYMPPWLPEPGFGNFADSRRLSDEDVALIKAWVEAGMPEGDAKDTPAPPVFSKEWQLGTPDLILKATSEMQVPASGTDLFRNFILPVPITETKYIRAMEIRPGAPQVVHHANVLIDRTASLRRKHPTDWEQGVPGMELTVDSGDSFDPDSHFLFWKPDSPALIEPKGMPWRLDPGNDLILNMHLKPSGKPESLQATVGLYFADKPAVAHPMLLQLEHDGAIDIPAGDAAFVIEDQLKLPIDVDVLGVYPHAHYLGKKLEGYAVLPNGEKRWLILIRDWDIDRQSVYRFQSPIFLPKNSVLHMRYMYDNSKENIRNPNSPPIRVKAGNRSVDEMGHLWLQVLPRTSPHASDDARLALEQAWMENNLRKDPDDHLALYNLASVEMVRGDYAPAAALYQRVLTRSPDDVRTMTALGAALDGEGKWQQAQVEYQKALTVDPENVDAHFDLAHLDFKHSNYSEAEQEYRRVLEESPNDALAHNELGGVLAAVNRSGDAQREFETAIAISPDNFDALYNLAGIEAENHNLPRAGELLERALKQKDDADAHQLLGSVYAQSGKLADALDQFKAVPRLRPNDAVAHRQLAQLYAQMGQLPDAIGEQNAVLGLEPKNADDWNNLGVLHARNGDTATARKDFERSLALNPQHAAARANLARL